Part of the Imperialibacter roseus genome, CACCGATGCGCACAAAGCCGGGACGAAAATCTTTCTGTGTTACAACCCCTGGGATGAAAGCACTACAGCCACTACCTTCGCCGAGCAAATGGCCGGTATGACCGACATGCTTAAAGCCACTGACACCGACGGCGTGGTGCTCGACACCCGGGGCAGTAGCAGTGCCGAGATACAGGGGGCAGGAGATGCAGCGAAAGAAGGAGTGATCATGTACAGCGAAGGCATGGCCATTCCTAAAGACATGCCTGGCATTATTTCCGGCAGGGTGCACAATGCGCTGGAGTACCCACCCCTGCTCAATCTCAACAAATTCATCAAGCCCGACTTCGCCATTTTCCGGGTGGCAGAGCTGGCCTATGAGCCCATTTTGCGGGAATACAACCTAAGCCTGTTTAATGGCCACGGCGTAGAAATCAACCAGTTCCAACCCGGCCGTCCAGAATGGGTAGACGAGCAGTACAAACACCTGGGCAGGATACTGATGGTGCTCCGCAGCAACAGCGATGCTTTCAATTACAGCGCCTACACACCACTTATACCGACACTCCGGGACAGCGTATATGTGAACGAGTGGAAAAGCGACACCAAAACCATTTACACCATTTACAACGCCAACCCTGAAGGCTACACGGGGCCTCTGTTTGACCTGAAACTTCCCGACACCCATCACGCCGTCAATTTGTGGACGCACCAACCGGTGAGCGTGGACAGTGGAAAAGCGCTTGTTTCCATCGATGGTTTTGCTCCGGGAGATTTGGACACCAACAACGAAGGAACCGTAAGCGTAGTGGCGGTATTTCCCAATGTATTGCAGGTCAGCCGCCGGGGTGATGAAGTGATAATAGAAAGTCCGCCGGGAAAGATCACCTTGTCGATCAATGGCCCCAGCTACGACAAAAAGCCCTATGAGTTGGAAGGCGGAAAGCATAGTTTGTCCCTTAGAAAGACGTTTGGCTGGCAGGAAGGCAGCGTGGTCATCCAGTACTTGACTGAAGGAGAGCTAAATGATGAAGTGGTATTCGAACTAAAAGCTTCGGATCCCTGGCTGATTTCCAGTATCACCAGCACAGCGGGCAACAACATCGACCCTACCTCGGTGCGGGTGCCCGGCGGCAACTATCACTACAGAGTGGACGCCAGAGAGGGAGAATTTATCCCCTATCCCAAACAAGTCGAGAAGGACACGCTGATGCCCGGTTTCTGGATGGATCGCTACCCGGTGACTAATGCGCAGTACTACGACTTCCTGGCTGCCACCTGCTACCGACCCAACGACGACACAAATTTTCTCAAACACTGGCCGGGCGGCAAGCCAAAAAAGGGAGAGGAAGACTTTCCGGTAGTCTACGTCGATATTGAAGATGCCCGGGCCTATGCAGAATGGAAAGGCTACCGGCTACCTACGGAGCTGGAATGGCAATATGCCGCACAGGCGGGTGACGGCAGCCGTACTTGGCCCTGGGGTGCCGAAATGGACAGCACGAAAACCAATCGTGGTGATGGAAAACCTTATGCTGTTGGGCAATTCCCCGAAGGAAAAAACCTGCTGGGTATTGAAGACCTGGTGGGCAATGTGTGGCAACTGACCAACGATGTCTACTTCAATGGCACCAGCGAATTTGTGATCCTGAAAGGCGGCAGCTATTTCAACCCCACCTCCAGCTGGTGGTACGTAAAAGGCGGCCCTCAGCCGCTGCCCTGGCGGCAAATGCTGCTGCGGGTGTCACCGGGCTTTGAGAGAAGTGCGACTGTGGGGTTTAGGTGTGTGGTGGAGGAGAGGGGTGAGTAGTTGATAATAGCATCGTATTGTTTTCAAATCTGTTATCGTTTATTTTTGAAACATGAGTATCGAACAAAGAAAAATTCAACTGGTTCAAACCATGCTTCGCCTTGAAGACGAGCAGATCATCGATAGCGTGGAAAAACTAATCAAAGATCTTCAGTTGAAGTCATTAGAAAATGACTTTAAGCCGCTAACGCAAAAGCAGCTCAACGCACGAATTGATGCTTCCGAGGCCGACTTTGCCAATGGTAGGTTTACATCAGCAGAAGCACTTCTGAAAAAATTCTAAGTGACCTTCAAAGTAATTTGGTCACACTCTGCCGAAAACCGACTGATAGATATTTACAACTACTACTCGGAAAAAGCAAGTCCAAAAATTGCTAAAAAGCTGGTGAGAGAGTTGATCCAGGCGTCCATAAACTTAAAACATACTCCCTTTATTGGACAGATTGAGCCCTTACTCACCCACCGTTCTAATGAATACCGATATTTAGTGGTCAGGAGCTATAAAATCATTTACTCACCATTTCCGGAGATAGGAGAGATACAAGTTGCTGATGTCTTTGATTGCAGACAGAATCCTGAAAAAATAAAAAGGGCTCAATAAAGGGTTGCTTCATTTAACACCCAGCCAAAAAAACACTTTATTAAGAAGCATCAATGAAAAAACTTATCGGCCCTATAGTTCAGGTGTTTTTCATTACATTAATATTAGCTTGGACATTTTTCCCTCATTTTAATAGGTCAGAATTTGTAACGGGTCTTTATCAAGATATTGGACTACTACTAATCTCGCTGGCAATAGTTGGAAGCGTTGGATTTTTCTGGAAATCTAAACTGGGTTTTTGCCTTGCTCTTATTTACTACTTTACCCTTGTTTTTCTTGCCATTTTTTCAATGTCTTTTATAATCGTCCTTAGGTTTGGTCTTCAGATTGTCCCAATGGCTTTTCTTGCCTCTTCTCTATTCGTTATTATTAAAATCAATAGTAAGGAGTCGCTTGAGACCTTCCATTTTCATGGAAGAGCCATCGCAGCAAATGTTGGCTCAGCTACCATTGCCGCTATCATTGTGATGTTCATTTTCGTTTATCTGCATGTCACCTAGCATCCCACTCAAGGGTAAATTTCAGATGGAGAGTCGTTCGGACTGACTCTCTAATTCGCCATCAGAAATTTTTAACCTCAAATTCATCCTACTTCCTCAACTCCAAAAAGTCCTTCAGCCTCCCTTCCGTGTCATACATCTTGAACGAAAGGCTTCCGCCATTCACGCCCACGATGCAGTAGTGGTGTCCCCGGTAGGTCTTTGCACTGAACCACGCCCGGGTAGGCGCAAAGTCCTCCAGATTGCCACCCGCACCACCCGCCTGAATGTATACCACACCGTTTTGCTCGCTTACTTTATTGGCTTCAATAGGCATGGTGCGCTGGTAAGTATGCAGGTGGCCAAAGAAGACCATGTCCACGCCATATTTCTCGTACAGCGGCACGATCTCCCTTACTTTCTTGTCGCCCAGGTCGGTAGGGCCTTCCCAGCTATTGCCGTAGTCGTCTTCATCAGCGGAATAAGGAGCATGGTGATGTGCAACAAATTTCCATTTCGCTGTTGAGGCCTTTAATTTTTCCTCCAGCCACACATACTGCTTTTTACCAGGAGCAAACTCATCCCGCTTGTTACTGTTGAGCATGAAAAACTCTGCGTTGCCATAAGTGAAAGAGTAGAACCCTTCAGGTTCTGGCAGGGCATGGTATTGATTGTACCAATACAGGTCCGACTCACCGTTACCCGCCACTGGAAATACCGGCACCCTGCTGGTGAGCTGCGTCATCGCTGCGAAGTACTCGTAGTTCCATTCAAACTTGTAGTGCTCCTGGCCACCATCTGTCAGGTCTCCCACGATCATCAAAAAGTTGGAGCGCTCATCCCACAGCATTTTGGCCACCCGGTCGTTCACGTGAGGCCGGGCTTCGGTATCCCCAATGATTCCGAACGCAAATGGAGCATCAGGCTCAACGGCCGTAGCAAAAGTCAGCACACCAGATTCCATTTCCTGTCCATCTTCGGCTACCACTCTCACATTGTAAAAGTAGGTGGTGCCCGGCTTCAAATTGTCGATTGTCAGCTCCTGTATGTATTTACCTTCAGCGCCAGGGCCATCTTTTTTCAAGCTTGCGACAGGCAATTCTTTCTTTTGTTTCAAAGGCAGCGACTCACCATATTCCACAACGGCCCTTGTCGGCCTGTCAGTTTCCCACAACACATTGATGCTTGTAGTGGTAGCATAGTTGAGATACGGCCCTGCGTTAAAGTGGAAGGTATCTGGCCAGAGTTTGCCCTCCTCCACCAGCTTTTGCAGGTAGCTATTACGCTGTTTGATTTCCGTCACGGTCAGCGCCCGGTTGTACAGCCTGAAGTTCTTCAGCAGGTTGCCCAACTGCATGTAGGGCTCATTGTGCATGTAAGCCGCTAACTCCAGTTCTTTGTCTTGAGTAGAAGCAGCCATCGCCCCAACCTTTTGCTCTCCCAAAAGTTCCCCGTTCAGGTATAGCTTCATAGAACTTCCGTCGTACACCCCCACCAGGTGTCCCCAGTAGTTTTTCCAGCCTCTTGCCTTTATCTCGTGGCTGACAACAGCGGCAAAGGGCTCCTTTTCTGGCTTCAGAGAAAATATAATCTCTCTTTCGTACAGTCCCAGCAGCCATTGTGGCTCCGCTCCGGTGTACTTAGGCTTCACAGCGGCCAGCATTCCCACCGGTTGGTTCACATGGTTCACCAGCCAGCATTCAACTGTAAAAGCAGCAGTCGGCAGTTGATTTTGAGGCAAAATACCAGTCAGTCTCTGGGTGAGTTCCTCCCCTTTCAGCACCAGAGGAATGCTGCGGCTGTCGACATCAGCAAAAACAGATGCCGGAGCCTTGGGCTGATTGCCAGGTGTATTGTTAGCCCTGGCTGGTAAGCTGTACTCAGGCCAAAGCCACCAGTCACCCAGCAGGCCGGTCTTGATGTCCTGTGAAAAAACCAACGAGGTCTGCAACGCAAAAAGAAGAACTAGACGGTATTTCATTGCTTCTTAAAATCAAATTGATCGATGATATTTTGATCGGGGTCTTTCACTTCTAAATGGATGGAGTCGCCCTGCACAAACATTCTAGCCAGGTGATGCCGTTTGACGACAACATCCATTACTGGTTCTTCCGACATCTCACCTTCAGGCTCCAGACCTCCTCCGGCCCCTCCAACAATCAGAAAGTTGACCTTCTGGTCGCCGTAATTTCTCGTTAACCTTTCATAATCATGGGTGTGCCCGGCGACAACAAAATCGATGCCCGCCGACTCGTACACAGTGTCTAGCAGCTGCCGAACCGCTTCGTCGCCATGGTAACCAGGCCAACCCTGGGAAACAGGAGGCTGGTGAAGCACTACAAAATGCCAGGTGGCTGCTTTCCATTCCGCTGTTTCTATCTCATTTAAAAACCATTCCTTTTGCCCACCTGAGTCAAAACCAATTGGAAAGGCTTCATTTGGGTCGATGGCAATGAAAGCGCAATTGCCATACTGCCACGAGAAATAGTTTTTGCCAGAAGGAGTGGTAATGTACTGATTAAAATTTTTAGGGTTGAGGTCGTCGTAATAACCATCGTAGTCATGGTTGCCCGGCACGAGGTAAAAAGGGAAGCGGCCTTTGGCCTGGCCAAGACTGGTCAGCAGGCTTTTCCATTGCAGTGAATCGGAGCCGTTGGCCACCAGGTCGCCAGCACCAAGGCTAAACTTGTCATCATCATCCTTGGTCTGAGCCATCAGTTGGCTGAAGGTGTTCCAACCGCCCTGGCTGTCGGCCCAGAGTGTAAAGGAAAAGCTTTCGGGGTTGGAACTGTCGGTTACCCGAGGCACTTCGAATATTTCTGTCCAGGTATCGAGCTGACGAATCCTGTAAAAGCTGGCCTCGCTTAGCTGCTCCAAAGGAAACCTGAATGGCTGCTGTTGGGCAGTCACAGTAAATTCGCTGGCAAGCTGGTCCGGGCTTTCGCCTGACAAAATTGTTGCCTCACCACTGGCAGTGCTTAGCCAGTTGATCTCAAAGTGTCCCTCGTTATTCAGCAAAACCGGGCCACTAAGCATCGGGTAAGCACTTAAGAGCGCATTCAGCTTCACTGCATTCTCATCGGCTATATTTTCCGCAAGCTGGTTCGCAGCTTCCATCACCTCAGCCGAAGGGTTGTTCAGCCTTTGCACCTGTTGAAGCAAAGCGGCTGCTTTGTGGTAGAGTGTTGACTGGTTTTGGAATGTCCGATAATCTGCCAGCGGAACAAGCCTCACGCTACGCAGGCCTCCTGCCATGGCGTTGTTCAATACCCGAATGACCAATGTGTCTCCTGCATCAGCTTTTAAGTAAAAGCGGTCACCAGCAACTCTTTTTAGCTTTTTGCGATTCAGAAAAGCTTGAGCACCATCGTCTGCATTTACAAGCATGACGACAGAGTCAATATCATTGGTCACCTTCCATTGGTACCACATTGGGGAATTGGGGAGCGTGACCCTGTGAGGCAGGTCTAGCAGTTCAGCATTGTCCCAGTCTGGAAAACTGAATGTTGTGAGAGTCTCATTAGCTCCTGCAAAATAGAGCCAACTGGTGTTGGCAGTTTGAAAGTTCGAAAGTGTTGGCGCTTCTACTTTATTCCACTCTTGCGCAAGCGCCACCCTGGCGGGGTCGGTTGCGGGCGCTTCTGTATAGGTTGGGGAAATAATTGAGTCCTGCTGCCGACAACCAAAGGCCGCCAGCAACAGGAGCACAATTACCCTTTTGAAATCCATCACTTAGTGATCATTGAGCCAACAACTGCTCCTGGCTCAGGAGTATTAACATATTTAAGCCCCAGTAAGGTGGCTGCAGTGGCTGCTACCTGATTCTGGTAGAGCTGCCCATCCTGCTTCACCTCGCCCAACGCTGGGGTATCCGGGCCAATCGCCATCATCCAAATCTCTCCCCCACCTTCGACCTGGCTACCATGACTTCTCCATGTGTCTTTCGGCACGGTGCCTCTTCCGTGATCGGTGGTGATCAGCAGGGTGGTTTTGTCTTTGTATTTTGGGCTGGATTGGATGTACAGCCAAAGCTCTTTTATAAACTGGTCGGTGCGGCGGGCTGAATGTAAATATTCATCATACTCGCCATCGTGCGCCCAGTCGTCTGTTTCTCCATAGCTAATGTATACAAGTCTTGGGTTGTTCTTTTTTACATATTCCATCATAAAATGATGAGTGAAGGCGTCAAGCCTCACTCCTCCCCAGGGGCCGGGGATTTCGTCCTGTAGTTGGTTCAAAAACTTTTCTCTATCCGTCAGGCTGCTTCCGGTCGCTTTCATAAATCCTGCATTTACAGGAATACCGCTTCGTTCAGCATTGATGATGGACGGAAACACATCCCACGAACCAAAAGCGGCTACCTTGCCTTTGTATTGAGGCTGGTTGTTGACGAACTCAAGCACAGTTTTATTGGGGTTGGGAACCTTGTCGTTGCTGGTAATCCTATTGTCATCAGCAAATCCGGATAAAATTTCGTTGTAGCCGGGATAAGAGAACCACATGCCATTAGCGCAGTTTACTTTGTTTCCCTCGTTGCGGTTGCCATGCATCTGCCCCTTTGCGGCAATCTCAGACCAGAAAAAAGGGAATAACTTTTCTCTTCGTATCTTCGCATCTTCTGCCCAAAATTCTTTCTTCAGACTTTCTACATTCTCCACATAATCTTTGTCGCCGATCAGCTCTGCGTCGGCTCCTCCATAGAGCTCCTGCCAGCGAAGGCCATCAAAGGTAATAATGAAGACATTCTCTGTTTTCAGGTCTTTCGTCTGAGCAAAAGTGCCCAGAGAAAACGCTAAACCTGCAATAAGAAGTAAGGTGTTTTTCATTGTCAATTGGGTTGCTCCAAAAGTTGAGGGGGACAAAAGTCCCCCTTACTTCCAGATAGGTTTGAGGCAAAAATTACTTCTTATTTAGTTTACATCCCACCAAACACGTGTGGTAATTGCATCGACACCCTGGCGGGCAACAGCGGCCTTATAATTGTCAGCATTTAGTGCCTGAGCGTCGCCTGGGTACATAAAGCGAACCGGTACGGTAGGAATCACCGCACCAGGGCCAGGTGTAATTGCTGGTATGCCGGTTCTTCTCCAATCGAACCAGGCCTCCATGCCATTGAAGAAAAGAGCGACCCATTTTTGCGTGCCTATTTTGCGTAGCTTCTCATCAGTAGTTCCTGTGTAGGCTACATCTTCCTGAGCGAAATAAGAAGCATCAGGCGTGGCCACTTCGATAATCTCAGGGTAGCTACCAACTGCAAGTCTTTCCAGATAGTAGTCAAAAGATGAGTTGATGCCGTTGAGGTAGTAGGTTTCTGCAGTACCTGTTGAAATAAAGCCCCGTTCCCTGGCCTCAGCAAGAATAAACTGAAGTTCAGCATAGCTCATTAGCATGGCTTCTGCGGCTGTTGGTGAAGCTCTGTCAGGGTTACAAGCACGGCATGCGAACATTAAGCCAATTCTTGAAATGAAATTGGAACCAACTTTTTCAGGGTCACCGCTTGGCGAATAAGCCAAAGCCTGTGCATCAGCCAGGCCGTTAGGCACGCCTGCATAGTCGGCATGGCTGCCCACAACCCCAGCACCTGAGTCATTGGTTGGCTGCGCATACACAAACAGCCTTGGGTCGTTCAGGTCTTTCAGAATGGTCTCCATGTTGACACTCAGTCTGTACTCATCAAAAGAGCCTGAACGATTGGTATACTGCGGCTGCTGATTAGGCGCATCTGACAGGTACTCCAACGCTACATTATCGTCGTTGCTTTCAAGAATCGGGTTGGCATCAGGGTTGCTAAGAATCGCCTGCATACCCGACGAGGGATCATTTCTATCCGACAAACGCATGTAAATTCTCAGGCGTAGTGAATTGGCAAATTTTCTCCACTTCATCAGGTCACCACCAAAAAGGATGTCGCCACTTACCGAACCAGTAGCACTGGCCAGAATGGTATTGGCTTCCGCCAGCTCAGCCAACACTCCCTGATAAACAGACTCCTGTGTATCAAACGCAGGAAGATTGGTGCCTTCTTTTGCACTTGTTGCTTCCGAATAAGGAATATCGCCGTAAGCGTCTGTCATGAAAGAATACATCCATGATCTCATGATTTTGGCGATACCAATGTATTGCGGCTGCCCGGCTTCTTCTGACAAAATGATGATGTTATTCACATCACGCATGGCATTATAGAAGCTGTTGTAAGGGTCACCTTCGGGGCCCCAAAGGTATCTGTCCTCGCTGGTGAACTGAATTTTTGCTGAATACTGCATCACCACGTTACCATACCCCCACGCCAGTCCGGCTACTTCGTTCACCGGGTTTCTAATGATGGTAGGCAGAAGGAGTGCTGTTGGCACAGACTCAGGGTCATTCGGGTTGGTATTCACCTCCTGGAAGTCCTTGTCGCATGATGTAGCCACAAAAAGACCTGTCAGCAGCGCTATTGATTTTATAGAATTGCTTTTGATTTTCATTTCTGTTTTCCTTTTAATTTTTAAAAGATGAACCATCTTAAAGTTTGAAGCTCAGGTTAAAGCCAAAGCTTCTGGCTGAAGGATAAGCCATGTTTTCAACACCTGGCTGAAGTGTACCACCTGACATGGAAAGTGTTTCCGGGTCGAAGTGAGGGTTTTCAGTCCAAAGCATCAGGTTTCTACCCACTACAGAGAAGCGAACATCTCTGAAAGGAAGGCGACCCATCATAGTGTTAGGGAAGCTATATCCCACTCTTACTTCACGAAGCTTCACAAAAGACGCATCGTACTTGGCAGCCTCTACGTTGTTACGCTCGTAGTAACGGTTATGCCAGTCACGGCTAGCTATTTTGATCTCGTTAGGGATATAGTTTCCATCTCCAGTATCAATCACACCTGGGCTAACAATGCCATTGCCTTCCAGTGAAAGGTCGTATCCATTGGCTCTTCCATAAAGTGTTTCTGCCAGCTGACCGGAGGTGCTACCGATAGTCTTGGTTCTTGACACCACAATACCGCCCTGACGGATATCGAATAAGAAGCCAGCGTAAATGCCTTTGTACGAGAAGTTGTTGTTGATACCCACCATAAAGTCTGGGTTGTAATTGCCTTGTAGTTTCAATTCCGGATCTCTCAAAGGAGTACCTTCAGCCGAGTGGATGATCTGACCAAAATATGGGCTGTTTTTGTCTTCTACCCTGGCAAAGCCAACACCGTAAATGTTGCCCATTCTTTCTCCTTCACGAGCCTGGATATAAGCACCATTTCTCTCAGTTAAAGTATAAGCCTCGATACCTTCGGCCAGCTTGATCACTTTGCTGCGGTTGCTGGTAAAGTTTACATTGACATCCCATTTGAAGCCATTGTCCTTCTTAATAGGCGTTCCCATCAACATCAATTCCTGCCCGTAGTTTTGGATTTCACCGGCGTTGATAATCCTGCTGGAATAACCAGTGGCGATGTCCAGCGTAATCGGGATGATCTGGTCTCTCGTTTTGTTGTCGTAATGAGTGAAATCGACTCCCAAGCGTCCTTCAAAGAACCGTAAGTCAACACCCAATTCGTAAGACGATGTCCTTTCAGGCTTCAGCTCAG contains:
- a CDS encoding formylglycine-generating enzyme family protein: MRKLLILFLSLATFSAKGQLFEYNNNGIQRVSLSSGTKYQAQYPFISFRVNGEVISSPAQEGADKRFETVYTHPAAKSALPYKITFTLKNTSTTDTLTIENVVPFGENPDHVYITGLGEHRLSRSVIYRPGFGPIGVILPDNAWELGFGILPLPDGNAVAGLARRKSWEKAQRKRFETILYPGGEVTYELWYEPFAGDWQEGLRLMFQKHFLFDLEQFDNSLFDRPDLAWIRKAYAINLMMAWDKDFYNPRYGIYYLPKTIEKAKPLLGGWDVIGFWPTWPALGLDQRNQWDMFRNLPGGLKELKRITTDAHKAGTKIFLCYNPWDESTTATTFAEQMAGMTDMLKATDTDGVVLDTRGSSSAEIQGAGDAAKEGVIMYSEGMAIPKDMPGIISGRVHNALEYPPLLNLNKFIKPDFAIFRVAELAYEPILREYNLSLFNGHGVEINQFQPGRPEWVDEQYKHLGRILMVLRSNSDAFNYSAYTPLIPTLRDSVYVNEWKSDTKTIYTIYNANPEGYTGPLFDLKLPDTHHAVNLWTHQPVSVDSGKALVSIDGFAPGDLDTNNEGTVSVVAVFPNVLQVSRRGDEVIIESPPGKITLSINGPSYDKKPYELEGGKHSLSLRKTFGWQEGSVVIQYLTEGELNDEVVFELKASDPWLISSITSTAGNNIDPTSVRVPGGNYHYRVDAREGEFIPYPKQVEKDTLMPGFWMDRYPVTNAQYYDFLAATCYRPNDDTNFLKHWPGGKPKKGEEDFPVVYVDIEDARAYAEWKGYRLPTELEWQYAAQAGDGSRTWPWGAEMDSTKTNRGDGKPYAVGQFPEGKNLLGIEDLVGNVWQLTNDVYFNGTSEFVILKGGSYFNPTSSWWYVKGGPQPLPWRQMLLRVSPGFERSATVGFRCVVEERGE
- a CDS encoding type II toxin-antitoxin system RelE/ParE family toxin, whose amino-acid sequence is MTFKVIWSHSAENRLIDIYNYYSEKASPKIAKKLVRELIQASINLKHTPFIGQIEPLLTHRSNEYRYLVVRSYKIIYSPFPEIGEIQVADVFDCRQNPEKIKRAQ
- a CDS encoding metallophosphoesterase; this encodes MKYRLVLLFALQTSLVFSQDIKTGLLGDWWLWPEYSLPARANNTPGNQPKAPASVFADVDSRSIPLVLKGEELTQRLTGILPQNQLPTAAFTVECWLVNHVNQPVGMLAAVKPKYTGAEPQWLLGLYEREIIFSLKPEKEPFAAVVSHEIKARGWKNYWGHLVGVYDGSSMKLYLNGELLGEQKVGAMAASTQDKELELAAYMHNEPYMQLGNLLKNFRLYNRALTVTEIKQRNSYLQKLVEEGKLWPDTFHFNAGPYLNYATTTSINVLWETDRPTRAVVEYGESLPLKQKKELPVASLKKDGPGAEGKYIQELTIDNLKPGTTYFYNVRVVAEDGQEMESGVLTFATAVEPDAPFAFGIIGDTEARPHVNDRVAKMLWDERSNFLMIVGDLTDGGQEHYKFEWNYEYFAAMTQLTSRVPVFPVAGNGESDLYWYNQYHALPEPEGFYSFTYGNAEFFMLNSNKRDEFAPGKKQYVWLEEKLKASTAKWKFVAHHHAPYSADEDDYGNSWEGPTDLGDKKVREIVPLYEKYGVDMVFFGHLHTYQRTMPIEANKVSEQNGVVYIQAGGAGGNLEDFAPTRAWFSAKTYRGHHYCIVGVNGGSLSFKMYDTEGRLKDFLELRK
- a CDS encoding metallophosphoesterase family protein, producing MDFKRVIVLLLLAAFGCRQQDSIISPTYTEAPATDPARVALAQEWNKVEAPTLSNFQTANTSWLYFAGANETLTTFSFPDWDNAELLDLPHRVTLPNSPMWYQWKVTNDIDSVVMLVNADDGAQAFLNRKKLKRVAGDRFYLKADAGDTLVIRVLNNAMAGGLRSVRLVPLADYRTFQNQSTLYHKAAALLQQVQRLNNPSAEVMEAANQLAENIADENAVKLNALLSAYPMLSGPVLLNNEGHFEINWLSTASGEATILSGESPDQLASEFTVTAQQQPFRFPLEQLSEASFYRIRQLDTWTEIFEVPRVTDSSNPESFSFTLWADSQGGWNTFSQLMAQTKDDDDKFSLGAGDLVANGSDSLQWKSLLTSLGQAKGRFPFYLVPGNHDYDGYYDDLNPKNFNQYITTPSGKNYFSWQYGNCAFIAIDPNEAFPIGFDSGGQKEWFLNEIETAEWKAATWHFVVLHQPPVSQGWPGYHGDEAVRQLLDTVYESAGIDFVVAGHTHDYERLTRNYGDQKVNFLIVGGAGGGLEPEGEMSEEPVMDVVVKRHHLARMFVQGDSIHLEVKDPDQNIIDQFDFKKQ
- a CDS encoding alkaline phosphatase family protein, with protein sequence MKNTLLLIAGLAFSLGTFAQTKDLKTENVFIITFDGLRWQELYGGADAELIGDKDYVENVESLKKEFWAEDAKIRREKLFPFFWSEIAAKGQMHGNRNEGNKVNCANGMWFSYPGYNEILSGFADDNRITSNDKVPNPNKTVLEFVNNQPQYKGKVAAFGSWDVFPSIINAERSGIPVNAGFMKATGSSLTDREKFLNQLQDEIPGPWGGVRLDAFTHHFMMEYVKKNNPRLVYISYGETDDWAHDGEYDEYLHSARRTDQFIKELWLYIQSSPKYKDKTTLLITTDHGRGTVPKDTWRSHGSQVEGGGEIWMMAIGPDTPALGEVKQDGQLYQNQVAATAATLLGLKYVNTPEPGAVVGSMITK
- a CDS encoding SusD/RagB family nutrient-binding outer membrane lipoprotein is translated as MKIKSNSIKSIALLTGLFVATSCDKDFQEVNTNPNDPESVPTALLLPTIIRNPVNEVAGLAWGYGNVVMQYSAKIQFTSEDRYLWGPEGDPYNSFYNAMRDVNNIIILSEEAGQPQYIGIAKIMRSWMYSFMTDAYGDIPYSEATSAKEGTNLPAFDTQESVYQGVLAELAEANTILASATGSVSGDILFGGDLMKWRKFANSLRLRIYMRLSDRNDPSSGMQAILSNPDANPILESNDDNVALEYLSDAPNQQPQYTNRSGSFDEYRLSVNMETILKDLNDPRLFVYAQPTNDSGAGVVGSHADYAGVPNGLADAQALAYSPSGDPEKVGSNFISRIGLMFACRACNPDRASPTAAEAMLMSYAELQFILAEARERGFISTGTAETYYLNGINSSFDYYLERLAVGSYPEIIEVATPDASYFAQEDVAYTGTTDEKLRKIGTQKWVALFFNGMEAWFDWRRTGIPAITPGPGAVIPTVPVRFMYPGDAQALNADNYKAAVARQGVDAITTRVWWDVN